The Myxocyprinus asiaticus isolate MX2 ecotype Aquarium Trade chromosome 26, UBuf_Myxa_2, whole genome shotgun sequence genome has a window encoding:
- the bhlhe41 gene encoding class E basic helix-loop-helix protein 41 — protein MDERIPRVQGRQFLDQADFLGVEYSSLYMCKSKRGMKREEGKDAYKLPHRLIEKKRRDRINECIGQLKDLLPEHLKLTTLGHLEKAVVLELTLKHLNTLTAVTEQQHQKIIALQNGERSLKSSLQADLDAFHSGFQACAKEVLQYLNKVENWTAREQRCTRLINHLHKVSAQFQPGARLLQQPSPGDDSQERDVQRDAQANCVPVIQRTQNLELNENDTDTDSGYGGEAEKGDGKCEKGFDAAKGVKIKQEFGDERVTKKPKMNWSASGASCADSAHNRPDVALMNSLMGMTGGQQTPFCMPFYFINPSAAASYMPLFDKSHLEKLVYPAAAAAALSAPFPWLYPGIPAHASAAAAAAIAFPGVSPDKSSVFDSTSSQDNDPTSPDDELSNEAELASPVSGEHGSESDAGHQPQRNENDAT, from the exons ATGGATGAAAGAATACCGAGAGTGCAGGGCAGACAGTTCCTGGATCAAGCAGATTTCTTGGG GGTTGAATATTCGTCTCTGTACATGTGCAAATCGAAAAGAGGGATGAAGAGAGAAGAGGGAAAG GATGCTTACAAGTTACCACACAGACTGATAGAGAAAAAGAGGAGGGACAGAATAAATGAATGTATTGGGCAACTGAAAGATTTATTACCTGAACATCTCAAACTCACG ACACTGGGTCACTTGGAAAAAGCAGTTGTTCTTGAATTGACGCTCAAGCATTTGAACACTTTGACAGCTGTCACAGAGCAACAGCACCAGAAGATCATCGCTTTACAGAATG GGGAACGATCGTTGAAGTCCTCCCTCCAGGCAGACTTGGACGCTTTTCACTCAGGCTTTCAAGCGTGTGCCAAAGAAGTCCTGCAGTATCTGAACAAGGTGGAGAACTGGACGGCGCGCGAGCAGAGGTGCACGCGACTCATCAACCACTTGCACAAAGTTTCCGCCCAGTTCCAACCGGGCGCGCGACTCCTGCAGCAGCCGTCGCCGGGCGACGACTCTCAAGAGCGGGACGTTCAGAGAGATGCTCAAGCCAACTGCGTCCCCGTCATTCAGAGGACTCAGAACCTCGAGCTGAACGAGAACGACACGGACACCGACAGCGGCTACGGAGGAGAGGCGGAGAAAGGCGACGGTAAATGCGAGAAAGGATTCGACGCGGCGAAAGGAGTTAAAATCAAGCAGGAGTTCGGAGACGAGCGCGTCACCAAGAAACCCAAAATGAACTGGTCTGCGAGCGGTGCGTCTTGCGCAGATTCTGCCCATAACCGGCCGGACGTGGCGCTAATGAACTCGTTAATGGGAATGACAGGTGGACAGCAAACGCCGTTTTGCATGCCGTTTTACTTCATAAACCCGTCCGCGGCGGCATCGTACATGCCTTTATTTGACAAAAGTCATTTGGAGAAGCTTGTGTATCCAGCAGCTGCAGCTGCGGCGCTGTCCGCCCCGTTCCCCTGGCTTTACCCCGGGATCCCCGCGCACGCCTCTGCCGCGGCCGCCGCAGCCATCGCGTTCCCCGGAGTCTCCCCCGATAAGAGCTCCGTATTTGACTCAACATCCTCTCAAGACAACGACCCGACATCTCCCGATGATGAGCTGTCAAACGAGGCCGAGCTGGCCTCTCCTGTGTCTGGGGAACATGGCTCAGAGAGTGACGCTGGTCATCAGCCCCAGCGAAACGAAAATGATGCTACATAA
- the sspn gene encoding sarcospan — MGSGKSPVGSSGGGNAPPGNGKKGKAETGGPAVEEAQMCCGCRFPLLVTLLQLLLGIAIAGVAFLMMAISPSLLARETPHWAGIIMCVVSLLGFILFCITRVPDERASAQFITKLLYFLLCTVGLVISVLVIAFQCHHFALSKGLTCEEIGEDCMCTLDLEDPIARTFNYSGVTDCSAIRSTLPMYNLLQMVLNLAQAIVCLVGAFMIWKHRYQVFFAGLQTGSPSAQQWQKV, encoded by the exons ATGGGGTCTGGGAAGAGTCCAGTGGGGTCCTCTGGAGGAGGCAACGCACCCCCTGGCAATGGGAAGAAGGGAAAAGCAGAAACCGGAGGCCCAGCGGTGGAGGAAGCCCAAATGTGTTGTGGTTGCCGTTTTCCTTTGCTGGTCACTCTTCTACAGCTTCTGCTGGGTATCGCGATAGCAGGCGTGGCCTTCCTCATGATGGCCATTAGCCCCTCTCTGCTAGCTAGGGAGACACCCCACTGGGCCGGCATAATT ATGTGTGTGGTGTCTCTGTTGGGATTCATTCTCTTCTGCATCACCAGAGTACCTGATGAGAGAGCGTCAGCACAATTTATCACAAAG CTCCTCTACTTCCTCCTGTGCACAGTGGGGCTTGTCATCTCCGTGCTGGTCATCGCCTTCCAGTGCCACCACTTCGCCCTTTCTAAAGGCCTTACCTGCGAGGAAATAGGAGAGGACTGCATGTGCACCCTGGACCTTGAAGATCCTATTGCCCGTACCTTTAACTACAGTGGTGTGACAGACTGCAGTGCCATCAGGAGCACACTACCAATGTACAACCTTCTGCAGATGGTCCTGAACCTGGCTCAGGCCATTGTCTGCCTGGTGGGGGCCTTCATGATATGGAAGCACCGCTACCAGGTGTTTTTTGCAGGGCTACAGACAGGATCCCCCTCTGCCCAGCAGTGGCAGAAAGTTTAG